A region of Maridesulfovibrio sp. DNA encodes the following proteins:
- a CDS encoding plasmid mobilization protein: MPSKKQVIKTYVSKEEYAQISATAQQCSLSRSAFAKAVCLGHEIKSRTDQQARLELLKLNADQGRLGGLLKMWILDDDQHRTDVEALLEDLRRLQKEIVQKVRTI; this comes from the coding sequence ATGCCCTCAAAGAAGCAAGTCATTAAAACCTACGTTTCCAAAGAGGAATACGCGCAGATCAGCGCGACCGCACAGCAGTGCAGTTTGTCGCGGTCTGCCTTTGCGAAGGCCGTTTGTCTGGGACATGAAATCAAGAGCCGTACTGATCAGCAGGCTCGTCTGGAGCTGCTAAAACTCAATGCCGATCAGGGCCGTTTGGGCGGTCTGCTTAAAATGTGGATTCTTGATGATGACCAGCACCGCACGGATGTTGAAGCTTTGCTGGAAGATCTCCGCCGGCTTCAGAAGGAAATAGTTCAGAAGGTTCGGACAATATGA
- a CDS encoding response regulator, with amino-acid sequence MLRLLAIESTTTDNILDIICDWEEMMQNKIRVIFVDDEPNVLGAIRRMLRFKRKEWEIVFAESGTEALALFEEKPFDVIVSDIRMPGMDGAELLQLIKQNYHKTIRIALSGQVGLDEVVRTIRSVHQYISKPCDARDLAEKIEGTLKSRYILNDPVMQELVAEIETLPVLPHVFQSVEKELASPEPSIKEIAELISMDVGLVAKIIKLINSPYFGLPSQVDSILQAITMLGLETIRALIVGTHLFSMYDTESLPGFSLSMLWEHSFRVSNIAKSIAEYEGLERSFVVEARMTGLLHDVGKLVLASSFPKRYRKVLEIVAGENLSIFNAELKVFGTTHAQIGAYLMGLWGMSGEVVYGIGYHHTYEKFDMSVPMLVSVANMIDHQCIIINEKYNKIVVEKNMLHGVGGIKLEEWISHIADNWEGIVKFNILDKEMINLLRA; translated from the coding sequence ATGCTGAGGTTATTAGCAATTGAGAGCACAACAACAGATAATATTTTAGATATAATATGTGACTGGGAAGAAATGATGCAAAATAAAATACGAGTTATTTTTGTTGATGACGAACCGAATGTCTTGGGAGCTATCCGCCGCATGCTCCGCTTTAAGCGCAAAGAGTGGGAAATTGTCTTCGCTGAGTCGGGAACAGAGGCTCTTGCCTTGTTTGAGGAAAAGCCCTTTGATGTTATTGTTTCAGACATACGAATGCCCGGTATGGACGGAGCTGAGCTTTTGCAACTAATCAAGCAAAACTATCATAAGACAATCCGTATCGCTTTATCCGGTCAAGTGGGGCTGGATGAAGTTGTTCGCACTATCCGCTCTGTACACCAATATATATCCAAACCCTGCGATGCTAGGGATCTTGCGGAGAAAATAGAAGGGACCCTGAAATCAAGATACATATTGAATGACCCTGTTATGCAAGAATTAGTTGCCGAAATTGAAACGCTTCCCGTCCTTCCCCATGTTTTCCAATCTGTTGAAAAAGAATTGGCTTCTCCGGAACCTTCAATAAAAGAAATTGCCGAACTGATATCCATGGATGTCGGGCTGGTTGCCAAGATTATTAAGCTGATCAATTCTCCATATTTCGGGCTACCTTCACAGGTGGATTCAATATTACAGGCTATCACGATGCTCGGTCTTGAAACAATTCGGGCTTTAATTGTAGGAACGCATCTGTTTTCAATGTATGATACTGAATCCCTACCTGGTTTTTCTTTGAGTATGCTATGGGAGCATAGTTTCAGAGTTTCAAACATTGCGAAAAGTATTGCTGAATATGAAGGTCTCGAAAGAAGTTTCGTCGTTGAGGCTCGCATGACAGGGCTGCTTCATGATGTCGGCAAATTGGTTCTGGCTAGCTCATTCCCCAAGCGATACAGAAAAGTTTTGGAAATAGTAGCAGGAGAAAACCTTTCTATATTTAATGCCGAATTAAAAGTATTTGGAACAACTCATGCACAAATAGGTGCTTACCTAATGGGGCTATGGGGTATGTCTGGTGAAGTTGTTTACGGAATAGGATATCATCACACTTACGAGAAGTTTGATATGAGTGTGCCAATGCTGGTGTCTGTTGCGAATATGATTGATCATCAGTGCATAATAATTAATGAAAAATACAACAAAATTGTGGTAGAAAAAAATATGTTGCATGGAGTTGGAGGGATAAAGCTTGAGGAATGGATTTCGCATATTGCGGATAATTGGGAAGGTATTGTGAAATTCAATATTCTGGATAAAGAGATGATAAATCTTTTAAGAGCATAG
- the traI gene encoding TraI/MobA(P) family conjugative relaxase, translating into MISRRISCKPQNDNYRRLADYIADAKHKGEKTLMLWCAGCWAGEDYELAIQEVLDTQDLNQRTRKEKTYHLIVSFRPEDESVLTEKDFKEIEQEFSKALGFEEHQRHCGVHKNTNNIHMHIAYNMIHPEKLTRYEPYRDFYKRDRLHRELEQKFALKFDNGRKKDQEPKRSNDRATTYEAHSGQQSFDSYVKERKDFILKSLDQAQDWHQFHMSLAAIGIEVRLRGNGCSIKDRHSKTAIKASRLDRNFTKSKLEAQLGHYQYTKGIVVSEKDRYVARPLHKHRSELYAEYRAAVAGRKKDYENLREEQDGRWKQASSYWDGKIKALKNDKKLRIKDRSRLIALAAGRKTEAIEALKKEMFGKRAELREQTPFNRWNDFLKWKAASGDEIALKVLRSKKEPIQSNPSPVFNTPESKVSDLKLKQSQFRTDSNLAWKDKRRLLSISKMLQLQAEEAKRTDDPRKRNLDNMTWRVDSSGNVLYTLKNGSMVKDNGDKIFFSVNDPGAAQVAQGFARMMFGRNVKVFGNEIGRKASRQIKR; encoded by the coding sequence ATGATTAGCCGCAGGATTTCTTGTAAGCCTCAGAATGACAATTATCGGCGGTTGGCCGATTACATTGCCGATGCCAAGCACAAGGGTGAAAAGACCTTGATGTTGTGGTGCGCCGGTTGTTGGGCTGGTGAAGATTACGAGCTGGCGATTCAGGAGGTTCTCGATACTCAGGATCTGAATCAGCGTACTCGCAAGGAAAAGACCTATCATCTGATAGTTTCCTTCAGGCCGGAAGATGAATCCGTCCTCACGGAGAAGGATTTCAAAGAGATCGAGCAAGAGTTCTCCAAGGCCTTGGGCTTTGAGGAGCACCAGCGGCATTGCGGTGTCCACAAGAATACCAACAACATTCATATGCACATCGCATATAATATGATTCATCCGGAGAAGCTGACCCGCTACGAGCCTTATCGAGATTTTTACAAGCGCGACCGGCTGCACCGTGAGTTGGAGCAGAAGTTCGCCCTGAAGTTCGATAATGGTAGGAAGAAAGATCAGGAGCCCAAGCGCAGTAATGACCGTGCAACGACCTATGAGGCGCATTCCGGCCAGCAGTCCTTTGATTCATACGTGAAGGAACGCAAGGACTTTATCTTGAAGTCTTTGGATCAGGCGCAGGACTGGCACCAATTCCATATGTCTCTTGCTGCGATCGGGATTGAAGTCCGTCTGCGCGGGAATGGTTGCAGCATAAAGGACCGTCATTCCAAGACGGCCATTAAAGCTAGCCGGCTTGATCGGAATTTTACCAAGTCCAAGCTTGAGGCGCAGCTCGGCCACTACCAGTATACCAAGGGGATCGTGGTCAGCGAGAAGGATAGATACGTTGCCCGTCCACTGCACAAGCACCGCAGTGAACTGTATGCTGAATACCGTGCCGCTGTTGCCGGCAGGAAAAAGGATTATGAGAATCTACGTGAGGAGCAGGATGGTCGCTGGAAGCAGGCCAGTTCCTATTGGGACGGCAAGATCAAAGCTCTTAAGAATGACAAAAAACTTAGAATCAAAGACCGTAGCCGGCTAATTGCTCTTGCTGCCGGCAGAAAGACAGAGGCTATCGAAGCACTCAAAAAGGAAATGTTCGGAAAGCGCGCGGAGCTGCGTGAGCAAACTCCGTTTAACCGCTGGAACGATTTCTTGAAATGGAAGGCTGCGAGTGGTGATGAAATCGCCCTGAAGGTCCTGCGGTCGAAGAAGGAGCCGATCCAAAGCAATCCTTCACCTGTGTTTAATACCCCAGAATCAAAAGTATCTGACCTGAAGCTCAAACAGAGTCAGTTCAGAACTGATTCTAATCTGGCTTGGAAGGATAAGCGCAGGCTGTTATCCATTTCCAAAATGCTCCAGTTGCAGGCCGAGGAGGCCAAGCGCACGGACGATCCGAGAAAGCGTAATCTGGATAATATGACCTGGCGTGTAGATTCCTCCGGAAACGTGCTCTATACACTGAAGAATGGTTCCATGGTCAAAGACAATGGCGATAAGATTTTCTTCAGCGTGAATGATCCGGGAGCGGCACAGGTAGCGCAGGGATTTGCGCGGATGATGTTTGGGCGGAATGTTAAGGTTTTTGGGAATGAGATTGGGCGTAAGGCTTCACGGCAGATTAAAAGATAA
- a CDS encoding HD domain-containing phosphohydrolase: MKHRILLVDDEPNILSSLKRQLRTYYDVHTADDPEKALGYLKKGKPFSVVISDYRMPQMNGIELLKEVKSRSPETTRMILTGYADLDNAIMAVNDGHVFRFLTKPCEKETLLENISEAAKQYDLITSKRILLEQTLKGSVELLTEITSLVNPQASERISRVRRYVKYLAQKKEIKALWRFDIAAMLSQLGLLILPPGTMEAYIAGKKLTAEQMQLFEMHPVVAKDLVAKLPRMQSIAEMIAYQLKGFDGSGTPRDGVEGEDIPLGGRILRIALDYDLYLHLYGNQRAAFGKLEEQAQVYDPELLYYMEGMLGVEARYEVKSLTIKELYPGMILYEDVLSDKGAMLLRKSLELDKDKIDRIHMFAHKVGVTEPISVLV; this comes from the coding sequence ATGAAACATCGAATTCTGCTAGTTGATGATGAACCTAATATCTTGTCCTCTTTGAAAAGACAGTTGCGTACGTATTACGATGTTCATACCGCGGATGATCCTGAAAAAGCTCTCGGATATTTAAAAAAGGGAAAACCCTTTTCCGTGGTCATCTCTGACTATAGAATGCCTCAAATGAACGGGATAGAACTCCTCAAGGAAGTAAAGTCACGCAGCCCGGAAACGACCCGTATGATACTTACCGGTTATGCCGATCTGGATAACGCTATCATGGCGGTAAACGACGGACATGTATTCAGGTTTTTGACTAAGCCATGCGAGAAAGAGACTCTGCTTGAAAATATTAGTGAAGCCGCGAAGCAGTATGATTTGATTACGAGTAAACGAATTTTATTGGAACAAACCCTGAAAGGCAGTGTCGAGTTGCTGACCGAGATAACATCACTCGTAAATCCCCAAGCCAGTGAACGTATCAGCAGGGTCCGAAGATATGTTAAGTACCTAGCTCAAAAAAAAGAGATTAAGGCTCTCTGGCGGTTTGACATCGCCGCAATGCTTTCTCAACTGGGGCTTCTAATACTCCCTCCGGGGACTATGGAGGCGTATATTGCGGGTAAAAAGCTTACGGCTGAACAGATGCAACTTTTTGAAATGCACCCAGTAGTGGCCAAAGACCTAGTTGCAAAGTTACCCAGAATGCAAAGTATTGCTGAAATGATCGCATACCAATTAAAAGGTTTTGACGGCTCTGGAACTCCAAGAGATGGGGTTGAGGGTGAAGACATTCCACTTGGAGGAAGAATTTTAAGAATTGCACTTGATTACGATCTTTATCTTCATCTGTATGGAAACCAGCGTGCTGCATTTGGAAAACTTGAAGAGCAGGCCCAAGTATATGACCCTGAACTTCTATACTATATGGAAGGAATGCTTGGAGTTGAAGCCCGTTATGAAGTGAAATCCCTAACGATAAAGGAACTTTATCCCGGAATGATTCTGTATGAAGATGTTCTATCAGACAAGGGCGCTATGCTTCTGAGAAAAAGCCTTGAATTGGATAAAGACAAAATTGATCGTATCCATATGTTTGCCCATAAAGTCGGTGTTACTGAGCCTATCAGTGTACTTGTTTAG
- a CDS encoding tyrosine-type recombinase/integrase, with the protein MKLNFAIKTFLQYCSLERSLSSLTLQAYRKDLSQFSETIDLNNIELVKIDKESIRTYLSNINHDYKPKTLKRKLATLKSFFNFLEREDLIPFSPFRKLHIKIDRSKELPKIIKETSLSRILKYAYLEKQKFDHKSKAYREITRDICVIELLFATGIRVSELCSISPSEIDLKNKKLIINGKGNKQRLIPLCENKSLKILKEYSLLYQYALHDSTSFFLNRDLKPLSDQSVRRIIKKYSEIAGVTENITPHMFRHTIATMLLENGVDIRNIQILLGHSSLSVTEIYTHVSLSSQRDILAKKHPRRKIR; encoded by the coding sequence ATGAAACTCAATTTCGCTATTAAAACATTTTTGCAGTATTGTTCATTAGAAAGATCACTCTCCTCATTAACATTGCAAGCCTACAGAAAAGACCTATCTCAATTTAGTGAGACAATAGATTTAAATAATATTGAATTAGTAAAAATCGACAAAGAATCTATAAGAACATATCTATCAAACATAAATCATGATTATAAACCAAAAACACTAAAAAGAAAGCTTGCTACACTAAAGTCCTTTTTTAACTTCCTTGAAAGAGAAGACTTAATCCCATTCTCTCCATTTAGAAAATTACATATTAAAATCGATAGATCAAAAGAACTACCTAAAATAATAAAAGAGACATCTCTATCTAGAATTTTAAAATATGCGTATCTGGAGAAACAAAAATTTGATCATAAAAGCAAAGCATATAGAGAAATCACACGAGACATATGTGTAATAGAATTATTATTTGCTACTGGGATCAGAGTCTCTGAATTATGCAGTATTTCACCATCTGAAATAGATTTAAAGAATAAGAAATTAATCATAAATGGGAAAGGGAATAAACAAAGATTAATCCCTCTTTGTGAAAACAAATCTTTGAAAATTTTAAAAGAATACAGCCTGCTTTATCAATATGCACTACATGATTCTACATCGTTTTTTCTAAATAGGGACCTCAAACCACTCTCCGATCAATCCGTTAGGAGAATTATCAAAAAATACAGTGAAATTGCAGGCGTTACCGAAAACATCACCCCACACATGTTCCGCCACACCATCGCGACGATGCTACTCGAAAACGGAGTAGATATAAGAAACATACAAATATTACTGGGACATAGTTCACTGTCAGTCACAGAAATATACACTCATGTGAGCCTCTCTTCTCAGCGAGATATACTCGCGAAAAAACATCCAAGGAGGAAAATTAGGTAG